From the Panthera leo isolate Ple1 chromosome C1, P.leo_Ple1_pat1.1, whole genome shotgun sequence genome, one window contains:
- the MARS2 gene encoding methionine--tRNA ligase, mitochondrial: MVQISALRLLRRPGTRGVSLLEYSTPRHYSSAPLRARDDARDARAFFTTPIFYVNAAPHIGHLYSALLADALCRHRRLRVPRAAATRFSTGTDEHGLKIQQAAAAAGLAPTELCDRVSAQFQQLFREAGISSTDFIRTTEVRHRIAVQHFWGLLKARGLLYKGLYEGWYCASEECFLPEAKVTRQPSSSGNSCPVSLESGHPVVWTKEENYIFRLSQFREPLQQWLRGDPQAITPEPFHHAVLQWLEEELPDLSVSRRSSHLHWGIPVPGDDSQTIYVWLDALVNYLTVIGYPNAEFKSWWPTTSHIIGKDILKFHAIYWPALLLGAGMSPPHRIYVHSHWTVCGQKMSKSLGNVVDPRTCLDRYTVDGFRYFLLRQGVPNWDCDYYDEKVVKLLDSELADALGGLLNRCTANRINPSGTYPVFCTTCFPSEPGLVGPSVRAQAEDYALVNAVATLPKQVADHYDNFQIYKALEAVSSCVRQTNGFVQRHAPWKLNWESPVDAPWLGTVLHVALECLRVFGTLLQPVTPSLADKLLSRLGVSATERGLGELCFLPRFYGHPCPFEGRRLGPETGLLFPRLDQSRAWLVKAHRT, from the coding sequence ATGGTGCAGATTTCTGCCCTGCGGCTGCTAAGACGGCCGGGGACGAGAGGAGTCTCGCTCCTGGAGTACTCTACTCCCCGCCACTACAGTTCGGCCCCTCTCCGTGCCCGCGACGATGCTCGCGACGCGCGCGCTTTCTTCACGACACCCATTTTCTACGTGAACGCGGCGCCGCACATCGGGCACCTGTACTCGGCGCTACTGGCAGACGCCTTGTGCCGCCACCGTCGCCTCCGAGTTCCCAGAGCCGCCGCCACGCGATTCTCCACTGGTACCGACGAGCATGGCCTGAAGATTCAGCAAGCAGCAGCCGCTGCGGGCCTGGCCCCGACCGAGCTGTGCGACCGAGTCTCTGCCCAGTTCCAGCAGCTTTTTCGGGAGGCTGGCATCTCCTCTACCGACTTCATCCGCACCACCGAAGTCCGGCACCGGATCGCTGTGCAGCATTTCTGGGGATTGCTGAAGGCGCGGGGTCTGCTCTACAAGGGTCTCTATGAAGGTTGGTATTGCGCCTCCGAAGAGTGCTTCCTGCCTGAGGCCAAGGTCACCAGGCAGCCGAGTTCCTCGGGGAATTCGTGTCCTGTGTCTTTAGAGAGTGGGCATCCCGTAGTCTGGACCAAGGAAGAAAACTACATTTTCAGGCTTTCTCAGTTCCGAGAGCCTCTTCAGCAGTGGCTGCGGGGCGACCCTCAGGCAATCACCCCTGAGCCATTTCATCACGCAGTTCTTCAGTGGCTAGAGGAGGAGCTGCCAGACCTGTCAGTCTCTCGAAGGAGCAGCCACTTGCATTGGGGCATTCCTGTGCCCGGGGACGACTCGCAGACCATCTACGTATGGCTGGATGCCTTGGTCAACTACCTTACTGTAATTGGCTACCCAAATGCTGAGTTCAAATCTTGGTGGCCAACCACCTCTCATATCATAGGCAAGGACATTCTTAAATTCCACGCTATCTATTGGCCTGCCCTCCTCTTAGGGGCCGGCATGAGCCCACCACACCGCATCTATGTCCACTCACACTGGACGGTCTGTGGCCAAAAGATGTCCAAAAGCTTGGGCAACGTGGTGGATCCCAGGACTTGCCTTGATCGCTATACTGTGGATGGCTTCCGATACTTTCTTCTTCGGCAGGGCGTCCCCAACTGGGACTGTGATTACTATGATGAAAAGGTGGTTAAGTTGCTAGATTCCGAGTTGGCAGATGCTTTGGGAGGTCTCTTGAACCGGTGTACTGCCAATAGAATAAATCCTTCTGGGACCTATCCGGTTTTCTGCACTACCTGCTTTCCCAGTGAGCCAGGGTTGGTGGGGCCGTCAGTTCGTGCTCAGGCAGAGGACTATGCTTTGGTGAATGCAGTGGCCACTCTGCCCAAGCAGGTAGCTGACCACTATGATAACTTTCAGATCTATAAAGCTCTGGAGGCAGTGTCCAGCTGTGTCCGGCAAACTAATGGCTTTGTCCAAAGGCATGCACCGTGGAAGTTGAACTGGGAGAGCCCAGTGGATGCCCCCTGGCTGGGTACTGTGCTTCATGTAGCCTTGGAATGTTTGCGAGTCTTTGGAACTTTGCTCCAGCCTGTCACCCCAAGCCTAGCTGATAAGCTGCTATCCAGGTTGGGGGTGTCTGCCACAGAGAGGGGCCTTGGAGAGCTCTGTTTCTTGCCTCGATTCTATGGACATCCATGTCCTTTtgaagggaggaggctgggaccTGAAACTGGGCTCTTGTTTCCAAGACTAGACCAGTCTAGGGCCTGGCTGGTAAAAGCCCATAGGACCTAG